From the Solanum pennellii chromosome 4, SPENNV200 genome, one window contains:
- the LOC107016933 gene encoding F-box protein At2g26160-like has translation MPDWSKLQSDLLGVILGRMDLIEDYLNFSSVCKSWHSVAKEHRFISNLPRAPWLMLAEKDDGDEDDNTCRKFYSFYNDMIFKKRIPEAHGKRCMESMGWLITVGKEDGEISLLHPFSGVQIQLPHQNTTTLYEFNRTRFPWIFIKKAVLSANPSHTPDYVLMVIEGKTERLSFWRPGDLLWTRITKPIRFGYFSDVIYFNGSFYAITYGGCIQVCDFMGPEPASIRIIMQIARLIDCKYYILESLGSLFAVAQSGFGLRYVEDDSERIRLTFIPAIYDHDEVIQCMSGTIFFFVFKIDLDAHRYTPIWDLGDRAFFLGANASFSVQASQFSGIKPNHIYFTDNCLGAYLHSERGGGLDMGMFNLADSSFQPHYDGVSLSRVCPPIWVTPTLC, from the coding sequence ATGCCTGATTGGTCGAAACTTCAAAGTGATCTTCTGGGTGTAATTCTTGGTCGTATGGATTTGATTGAGGACTATCTGAATTTCAGTAGTGTATGTAAATCCTGGCATTCGGTGGCCAAGGAGCACAGGTTTATCAGTAATTTGCCTAGGGCTCCATGGCTAATGCTAGCCGAGAAGGATGATGGTGACGAGGATGATAATACCTGTAGGAAATTCTATAGTTTCTATAATGacatgatttttaaaaagagaatTCCGGAAGCCCATGGGAAAAGATGTATGGAATCTATGGGATGGCTTATCACTGTAGGAAAAGAAGACGGTGAAATCAGTCTGTTACATCCTTTTTCGGGTGTACAAATCCAGCTGCCCCATCAAAATACCACAACACTTTATGAATTCAATCGCACTCGCTTTCCATGGATTTTTATCAAGAAAGCTGTTCTCTCAGCTAATCCTTCTCATACACCTGACTATGTTCTTATGGTCATTGAGGGAAAAACCGAGCGCCTGAGTTTTTGGAGACCAGGAGATTTGTTATGGACCAGGATTACCAAGCCGATCCGCTTTGGATATTTTAGTgatgtgatatattttaatgGCAGCTTTTATGCGATCACTTATGGTGGTTGCATCCAAGTTTGTGATTTCATGGGCCCTGAGCCTGCTAGTATTCGTATAATAATGCAGATTGCACGATTGATTGATTGTAAGTATTACATCCTAGAATCACTAGGATCATTATTTGCAGTCGCGCAAAGTGGTTTTGGTTTAAGGTATGTCGAAGATGATAGCGAAAGAATTCGTTTGACGTTCATCCCAGCTATATATGATCATGATGAGGTTATACAGTGCATGTCcggaacaatttttttttttgttttcaagaTTGATTTAGATGCTCACAGATATACGCCAATCTGGGATTTAGGGGACAGAGCTTTTTTCCTGGGTGCTAATGCTTCTTTTTCAGTCCAAGCCTCTCAATTTTCGGGAATCAAGcccaatcatatttattttacagataattgtttaggtgcatACCTCCACTCTGAAAGAGGCGGCGGCTTGGACATGGGGATGTTCAACTTAGCAGATAGTAGTTTCCAGCCACATTATGATGGTGTTTCCCTCAGTCGTGTTTGTCCTCCAATTTGGGTCACACCAACTCTGTGCTGA